One Sulfurihydrogenibium subterraneum DSM 15120 DNA segment encodes these proteins:
- a CDS encoding LapA family protein, protein MLSKIRFVIWLIILLLVAYFVAMNTTSVSVNLIPGYQTVPMPLSIVIIFSAVIGAIFALTLTIGDWIKFKMEISKLNKQLQNCEKEKQVLMQSKNLANQQENSQSSV, encoded by the coding sequence ATGTTGAGTAAGATAAGATTCGTTATATGGCTGATTATTTTATTGTTGGTGGCGTATTTTGTGGCGATGAATACTACTTCTGTAAGTGTTAACCTTATTCCAGGATACCAAACCGTCCCTATGCCTTTATCTATAGTTATTATTTTTAGTGCTGTTATAGGTGCAATATTTGCCTTAACTTTAACAATAGGAGACTGGATTAAGTTTAAAATGGAAATAAGTAAACTAAACAAACAGCTTCAAAACTGTGAAAAAGAAAAGCAAGTTTTAATGCAAAGCAAGAATTTAGCAAATCAACAAGAAAACTCTCAAAGTAGTGTATAA
- the mscL gene encoding large conductance mechanosensitive channel protein MscL, with protein sequence MLKGFKEFIMRGNVLDLAVAVIIGAAFNKIVESMVADVLTPLIGALFGAPDFSAIKLGPIALGKFINAVVNFLIVAGAIYFFVVVPMNAIKQRREKEQEQTPPPPPEPSEEVKLLREILEELRKK encoded by the coding sequence ATGTTAAAAGGATTCAAAGAGTTCATTATGCGTGGGAATGTTCTGGACTTGGCAGTAGCAGTAATTATAGGTGCAGCTTTCAACAAAATTGTTGAATCGATGGTTGCAGACGTTTTAACTCCATTAATAGGAGCTTTATTTGGAGCTCCAGACTTTTCAGCAATCAAATTAGGACCGATAGCGTTAGGTAAATTCATCAACGCAGTAGTTAACTTTCTAATCGTAGCAGGAGCAATATACTTCTTTGTAGTAGTTCCTATGAATGCTATTAAACAAAGAAGAGAGAAAGAACAAGAACAAACACCTCCTCCACCACCTGAGCCATCAGAAGAAGTAAAGCTTTTAAGAGAAATATTAGAAGAATTAAGAAAGAAATAA
- the hemH gene encoding ferrochelatase, with protein MKKIGVILLNMGGPDSLDAIQPFLYNLFSDHDIIQIPKPIQKPVAFLISKIRSKKTKKYYEIIGGKSPQKEQTLQQASALQEALGEDYKVVVAMRYWHPFTHEALEELFKYDLEKMILLPLYPQYSRTTTGSSFNEFDRQIKKYIKAGKYTVLSTLKGVKNSYYYPSNIPIKKINCYYNNPEYINAMVENIKENLPKDYQKYYFLFSAHSLPEKIILDGDPYKHQTEETVKLIMENFKGVSYSLAYQSKVGPVKWLEPFTDQEIERLAKEGVKNLVVIPVSFVSEHSETLYELDYQYGNLAKELGIENYIRIPTLKTHPKFIQTLKNLVLQCG; from the coding sequence ATGAAAAAGATAGGTGTAATTTTACTCAATATGGGTGGTCCTGATAGCTTAGATGCTATACAGCCATTCTTATACAATCTATTTTCCGACCACGACATTATACAGATACCAAAACCAATACAAAAACCAGTTGCTTTTTTAATATCAAAGATAAGGTCAAAAAAGACAAAAAAATACTATGAAATAATAGGAGGAAAATCTCCTCAAAAGGAACAAACCTTACAGCAAGCTTCAGCTTTACAGGAAGCTCTTGGAGAAGATTACAAGGTAGTTGTTGCAATGAGATATTGGCATCCGTTTACACACGAAGCATTGGAAGAATTATTTAAGTATGATTTAGAGAAAATGATACTGCTACCTCTATACCCTCAATACAGCAGGACAACCACTGGTTCATCTTTTAATGAGTTTGACAGACAGATAAAAAAGTATATAAAAGCAGGAAAATACACCGTCTTATCAACATTAAAAGGTGTAAAAAACTCTTACTACTACCCTTCAAACATTCCCATCAAAAAAATTAACTGTTATTACAACAATCCAGAATATATAAATGCTATGGTAGAAAATATAAAAGAAAATCTGCCAAAAGATTATCAAAAATATTACTTTCTATTTAGTGCCCACAGCCTTCCAGAAAAGATAATTTTAGATGGAGACCCATACAAACATCAGACAGAAGAAACTGTAAAGCTGATAATGGAAAACTTTAAAGGGGTTAGCTACTCTCTGGCGTATCAGTCTAAAGTTGGACCAGTAAAGTGGTTAGAGCCTTTTACAGACCAAGAAATAGAAAGGTTAGCAAAAGAAGGAGTAAAAAATTTAGTTGTAATACCTGTAAGCTTTGTTTCCGAACATTCTGAAACGCTGTATGAACTTGATTATCAGTACGGCAACCTTGCCAAAGAATTAGGCATAGAAAACTATATAAGAATTCCAACCCTAAAAACCCACCCTAAATTTATACAAACATTAAAAAATTTAGTTTTACAGTGTGGTTAA
- a CDS encoding HIT family protein, which yields MERLYSPWRSQYIEGLSKSDECFLCRAFKENDDEKNLVLYRGKNAFVIMNLFPYNAGHLMVCPNDHIGDFTQIDKETMCEISLLTQKMVKLLKKVLNPDGFNIGYNIGRSAGAGLETHIHNHIVPRWNGDTNFMPVLGEVRVISQDLKEIYYKLKEGLKNVE from the coding sequence ATGGAAAGGCTGTATTCTCCTTGGAGGTCTCAGTACATAGAAGGTCTTAGTAAATCTGATGAATGTTTTCTCTGTAGAGCTTTTAAAGAAAATGACGATGAAAAAAATCTTGTGCTTTACAGAGGAAAAAATGCCTTTGTTATAATGAACCTTTTTCCTTACAATGCAGGGCATTTGATGGTATGTCCAAACGACCATATAGGAGATTTTACGCAAATAGATAAAGAGACTATGTGTGAAATATCTTTGCTAACTCAAAAAATGGTAAAACTGCTTAAAAAAGTACTTAATCCAGATGGTTTTAACATTGGTTATAATATAGGAAGGTCAGCAGGAGCAGGTCTTGAGACCCACATTCACAATCACATAGTCCCAAGATGGAACGGAGACACAAACTTTATGCCAGTTTTAGGGGAAGTTAGAGTTATATCACAAGATTTAAAAGAAATTTATTACAAATTAAAAGAAGGGTTAAAAAATGTTGAGTAA